The Anopheles moucheti chromosome 3, idAnoMoucSN_F20_07, whole genome shotgun sequence genome contains the following window.
gcagaaattgtgacaatcgaaatactaaacacaatactccaccacaatactgtttcgaaacacgtaggctggacattttcacggttcaatcggggagagaaaaaaaataccacaccacgagaatcgcaatggcaatagcttgcgaatattgcggaagtgaaaataagcatggtttctattctagcatctaacggtaggatcatttatgaacagatgaaaaaattccgttcaagaaatagaatacatgaaaaggttgaagtaaaagggcatataagggttcacggggcggccagatggtgtattggtaacgcagtcggtctgtacaagacaggaccacggaaaaatttcatttggaccaccaaacctccgtacgcaggtcTGACTatgctacgggtaaataaagtaaaaataaaaatagaagtggtaggcttaaacatcctgaagatgtcgtggcgataaagaagaaggagtttgaatacactgcatacttctcttgcgtagccgtgtaaccgggccgatatagctaatcaaatagaaacaaatgttttatataaccaaggatatataacatccaaagatattttcgatataccaaagatattttcgatcaattttttagctttttaattagatttggtgctataaattaacgctgctgcaaaatttcaaaaaatcgcacaatcggcacaaattgtttggggcccccaacaacggcgaggccctaggcgaccgcctactccacctaccgtttgatccgccgctgcaagGACGTGCTACAATGGTACAATGATaatggtgtgaaatttatatcaaaaacgCTGAATCCACCAAATCGCCCCCAATTCCGTCCAATAGAGCGATATTGagcaataatgaaacaaaaactaaagaaaaaggGTGCATTAACTAAGGATATAATACAAATGAAgaattggtggaatttaatgGCCAGGACAGTGACTGAAGCAGCTGTGCGGCGGTTGATGGGCGGTATAAAAAGACAAATTCCGAGAATTTCTTCGTAAAAGCGAAGcgtaatttttttaatatttttttaaaaatatattatattggaacctatgattcattcatacaaagtttttcaattggattaatggtataaaagatacccgctgtgcaaagtgccccatttctaaatgaaccaagccttatccaataaaattgaaatgataaatttatttattttcaaaagttATTGGTATTAGAATATATTATAGGAGAGGATTAGGGACCCCATTAGGTACCACCGTTTGGGACCTAAgagttttttaaattaaacaaaatcaatcattttgaCCCCGGTTTGTACTAGTCGAAATGGCTGGTCCAATAGTGGTAGtgttaaaaacaaaccaaattaaaataacttgtaacaaacaaaagcaaacaaattgttaattaaacaacaattttCGCTATCGGTGGGTACCATTACTTAACAATCCAAGAATCCATCTGACCAAAATTCAAGCCACACTAAACGATCTGGGATGATAAATGTTcctatttttcttattttaataGTCAATCAAACATATCTTTGCGCTTATGATTACCCTAaaccattttcatttattcGCACGTATTATGCTACTCAAAACTCAACGTGCTCACTAGGAACCCGATGGTTTACGACAAACTTATACTCCCTGTCCCATCAAGCAAAAAACAATATCAAATGCGCCGACCACGATCAAATAGGACGGATATGAGTCGTAAAAATTAAAGGAAACACATAATAAATCGCCCTTCCCCCCTATCACGTTTTCCCAACCGCTTTCTCAATAGCGGCTTATTGAACATCTAATAATGACTTAAAATTCCTTCGTAAATTAATATACGCAACTTCCAACGCTCAGCACCCGGGCCTGGGTGTATGGTTTAGTGCTTCAATGCACAAACGATCCCAAACCGCCCGAGAATGCCAGACAGACCGGGATCACACGGAATGCCATCTGGTGCATATTAATGAACCGTAACTGTCGGTTCGCTTCGAAGTTGGAGTCTCTGTGTCTTtgtgtttgaattttgttgttggtgaCACTTCACATCCCTCCGGCACACATGTTTGCTGATTCTGAGATTGCGAATGTATCGGAGATTTGGGTTTAAGGAAAGGCCCACATAACTGTCGAATAGAAGGTGCAGTGAATATGGGCCCACAGTTCGTACTTTGTAGCCAAGGCGGCGTCCGATgaaacgttttattttcctttgcatAGCCTGTACGTCGCCTCTTTTGCCCTTCATTCTACCTTAAAGAGCAAGTGGCAAAGCATGAAGATAAGTATAACGCTGATGTTCCTTGGTAAAAGTTACAGACCTTTTTGTGTGTCGAATTTCATTATCTTTCGTCTGACGTCAGAGCTTTGGAATTCGAAATATTGGccaaacattcacaaacaatattaaatgtgtacaaacaacaacattctaTAGATATTTAAAAATCATGACATATTACATCAATACTGCTCCTACCAACAGAGGGCGCTAGTGCATCGTTATGTACAGGAGAGGCGAACTTTCTGGTTTGTATATCTTCTATTGTACGATTCATTAAAAATCTAATGATAATActtctacaaaaaaaatcagttaCGGTAGCCAATTAGGAATCGTATGCTCCAAAATATGAAATAcatattaattaattctaaTGATTATTGATTTACTCTAAAGATTATTACATTAAAGAAAACCACTAAAAAGTGTTACTCTTGTCCTGTTATaaggaaatttattttaatatgctACATATACTTCTCTTTATCATAGTTTAAAAATGCAATCTCAATCTTACCACAATGTATAGCTTTAATCACATGATCTTCTTTATCTTCGATtacaaacaaattttattgtGTTAAGAATTGTATTTCCAACATTGAATTACATACATTTGCATTAAGTAAGATGCTAAATCAATAAACGAAGCAATAGCTGAATGGAACGGAACGGATGACTTTTACATGCTAAGTGTGCTCTcttcccaaacgaactttaaaCTTGTGCCCGCACCTTCTTTGGATCATAATTAGCCTTCCGGAGATGATGATAGTTTGGCAATATCTTTCGCAAATAGTCCAGCTGAATCATTTGCGTTTTCTGTTTATCCATCGCTTCTCGCTGCATACATTGGCCCTCGTACAGAATCGTTTTATCCACCAGCGTCTGTTTGCCAACCAGCCGACAACCGGCACCAATGACGCATCCATTTCCAACGGTCACATCCGCCGACACATAGCTCTTGCATTCGAACACATTCCGCTCGCCAATCGAAAGGGCCTCAACTGTGCAACCTACCTCGAACACATTATCCGGTCCGATTATTAGCGGCTTGCCTGTCCCTTCCGCGGTTAGCTGCCCATGCTCCGGATGATCTTCCGGTATGCGGTAACGCACTGTTGCATACTCCTCGACGATACAGTTTTCACCCAGCACGATTGGTCCCGATTCGGCTATGATCGTCGAACACGGATGGATGACACATCCGGAAGAGATCGTGATATCACCGCGCAGGTTGCTGTCCTCGCACACCATCGACCGGggcataattttaaaactaaaacaaacaatcagtCGGTGGTTAAAGTAGTATTCGCAtaaagcacaaacaaataacTTACTCATTTCGGACGATATTCATTTCTGTTCTATTCGGTTTGAATAGGCCGAGTGCAGAAATGgatgaaaacaataaataaagattTGTTGTCCAAATCGGTCGGTGATGTCAAACTCAGCTGTCAAAACTGTGTGCACGGCAGTCCCGTACGGTACAGCTTGCGTTTTGCTGTATGACGTCATGGTAGCAATTTTATACCACATTGTGAGAGGAAGAGAGAACAGTTAAAAAGATAGttaattttaaacttaaaacaacagaaaacaattatgtaaaaatgaaaagaacaGCAGCATAACAATCATTTCTCAGTCAAACccaaaataataacatttgtagatatatttttaaacaaatagtttattgtaacaatttttttctctcattccTTTACAACAGTCTGCTTTCTGTGCCAGTCGTGTGGCAAGCATTTTTACCACTTTTCGCATTGTacaattttcacaaatttatCTCACTTCCTTACCGTGTGGCTAATTAACGTGATGATGCCTGATATTTTCACTCAATAGGAAAAACCATACCGTCCACAGATCGAGGAGAAAAATATTGAGCAGAGCGTTCGACATAGTCCTGATTCACTTAAACAATTCCTACCGACGAACATGCTGATGgtaaacatttcaattaatcTTCATCTTTCTCCTAGCAGCTTTTTCTCGTTTCTCGTTGCTAAGCAGTTTTTATGGGTGCGCATCGATGCATGGAAAAGCACATTTGGCATTTGGTGATGGCGCGTGTTGGCAAAACTTAAGTAAGCTAGCACACTCTCCTCAATAATACACATAAATATCTCTACTTCCTTCATAGTCCGTTCGGTTAGTCTCTTCATTATTCGGCTGTTCATTCGCGGTATTCGTTTAATACCGTGGCACTATTTTTAACGTTAAGTTCTGTGGCACTTTTGAGTTCTATTTCTTGCATTCCCTTTACTATCCGACTGCCGGATATATGGTATCTTGGATTTAAGAAGTGTGCTACCGTGTTTCTAACCGTTACTTGTACAGCAGCCAAAATGTGCGGGACTCATTCGCGTAAGTATCTATTACCTCTTCATACGCTGTCCTTCCCAATTCCTTTGTTCATTTCCACTGTtattatcaaataaaatacGTCTTGTGATGGTTCATTACATATCAGTGATGCACTTTTGTCCCACGGTAAACGATCAGTTTAGCAAATATCAATCTACCGCTTGTGAGTGATGTAAAAAATtacgaataaaaaacaatcattttcCGCTTCACAACTAAGTGCCCCTTGTCAAAAATAGTCTACAACATTACAATTTCAACTTACTCGAAAAAAGCCTAATTTTGAGCTGCATTTTGTCTTAACTGCGAGTAAATTCACGGAAGGAATGgtattttgtattgtttttgctCGTTTGTAGCATCTTACGTTCTTGGTAAACGGACGAGTCTATGATTATAATCGTATTACGATTTCCTTTTAACGGTTGAGCGATATTCTGTTTACTTCGAATACGATTCGGCAGATTTTAAAAACGTTCATTGGAAGCAATAGCTGTCGAAATAAGTCTTACAAAATAATTTCCGCATTATCTGCATCGTTAGGCCAATACGTTGGTCCTCTGGAACAAAGGTCCATTTCGATTTATCATTCTCCTTCAATTCCACCCAAGCTAATTGGAAAGCTATACATTTCGCACATTTAGTTTAGTTTGGCCTACTCGCAGGCTACTTTCGATCCTTTCCTACTACAACTCCATTGCTAACAACGTAGTGATGTTTGTATGCACCTTTTAAACGTCTAATTGCAATATCTGTTCTATCCCTCCCTCATTTACAGCCTAACTCATTCGGGAATAATGTCCTATACTTTTAATACCCTTTCCTGTTTATCCCATTGTATTAACTAAGCCCTCTGAtatctgttctgttttgcgATCTAACGTACATAGCCTATGGAGGAGATAAGCTTGGTTTTTACGTTATCAACCTTAACGAggtattattgttttgcttccagTCGAAGTACTCTAAACGGTAGAGAGTAGTAGTTTATGTTAGTCAGTGGTAGGAGTACTATTTTGAGGATAGTAATATAGGTTGAAGATCTCGAGAGGAGTACACATatgcataaacaaaaaaaaacatacatccGGACGCTAACAAGTAACCTAACCCGATCCTGACCATCGCATCCTCCCGTATCGCACACAAACATTCTAGAATGAACAACTATACTTCCGTTTACTAAGCACTCCTATCCGCAGCTTGTAGCTTCACTTTACCGCACTGCTCCGAACTTTGTGCGCTGTTTGAATGTACATGTCCACACATCATTCGCATCATCGCTCTACTGTTGCTGAAATTCccacttttgtgttttgattccCGGGTGACACGTCGCCACATGGACGTAACTTTTCGTCGATAGATCACTGCTATCCAAACACAGTCCGGACTGTTTATGGCGCAGCTGCCGATGCTCGGTAAACTCCCACGTATCGTCGATATCATCGTCGTCGATACACGGTATCATCACCACAAACTTCGACTCTGATTTGCTGGCCTGCACCGTTGCACAGCTGCGCTCGTTTCGCAGTACGCTACGTTTCGTTAACGAAAACAATTGTGACGCCGATACTTCCGGCTTGAAGCAGGTGTAGATGCCCAGGTTCCACGGTTTTTCCGCATTTTGCTGCAGCGTATCGAGACAGAGATTGTCCGCTTGCGATGCTAACCGACCGAACGCAAGCACATTCCGCGTTGGGATAAACTTCTCCGGATACACGTTTTTCATGTACCAATCGAAGCTTTTGCAGTGTAGCTTTTCCCGTAACACTTTCCGGTGTGTAACGTCGCCCAGTTCTGGATGAtcctaaaatggaaaaaagcacGGATACAATATTATTGTACAAAACAGtagatacaaaaaaacacaacaccatCCTTACTCTCAGATCGGGCCGATTTAGATACAGCAGCTCTACATAatcatccatccaaacgatCGCCATCCGTACCGTGTTGATACCGTGCGTATCACGATCATTCGGGAAACTGAAAATAAAATCGTAATATCATAATTCATCAATCTTTCTACTACCTTCCATCTACTAAAGCACTCACGAATAAGGATGAAAGTCTCGGAATATGTGGCCAATACGGGAGCATGGAATGGTCTCCAGGGTACCACCGCACTGCCACACACGGAATGACATTTCGAGATTTTCGCCACCCCAACCATCCATCTGCTCATCGTAACTGCCAATGTCCCAGAAATAGTCGCGTGAAATCGCAAACAAACCACCCGCCATCGTCGGACTATACGTGGGACAGATCTCCAGATCCTTCTCCGGACATTCGTGCTTCTGCCGTGTCCGTTCTCGCTTCGTCACATCATGCCAGTCAAAGTGTCCATCCCAGGTGAATCCACCgatctaaacaaaaaaaaagtattagcAAAACATAATACATACTGTTTTGAGTAGAAACCGAATTACATTTACCTGAAAATCGTTATAATCATTCGTGCTGTAGTAGAAGTTTTTCGCCTCGATCACATCAATGATCGGCACCAGGACACTCGTCGGCGACTCCTTGATCCGCTCGAGCAATGGTTCCAGCCACTGCACCATGCACTCACAGTGTGCATCCAGGAAGACTAGTACATCGGCTTTAGCCAACCGGGCTCCAGCCAACCGTGCCCGTATCAATCCGACCCTAGAAgaagaaacgaacaaaaacaaacagcgtACATTAATGTTAAGTTACCGAAACAGCCCCAAACTATATCGACATGCTTCACGTATCGTGTCACTCCGAGGTACGCCCGACCCCGACCGTTCAACTTGATTGTTTGCAATCAGCACCCCATGAAAAGAAGAGTGGCTTCCGCTCGGTTATAACTCGCCTGCAGTCTGCAACACTCTGGGTAATAAATACCGCCCAATGCATCTTAAATTTCATGCCATTTTTCGCATAACTGAATTTATGCAATCTCCACGCTCGTTGCATCAATGAAGCAACGTTCCGTGCCTTTAATCGAAAAGGTGGCAGCAGCCAGCTTCACACCTCTGGGAAAACGGGACGTCTACGGCACATTCGTCTCAGCACCGAGAGAGAGCATCATTAATTTCACTTTCGTATCTGCCGGCAGTAGGTCCCATTGTTGTTTTCTACCGGTTGGAGTAGGCTAAAGGTGACATAAATTCcggttttcttgtttgtttatttgtaggTTGTCTCTTGTGCAAAATACACTAATGACTCAATCCACAAGTGGTCCACCATCGTTCAGCCCACAGGCGCCCTGCTTGTAGAGATGAGCAGCAAGCACAGAGCAAAAACGATTAGATTAGTGTGTGAGCAATTTCAGTGCAGTTTAGACCTTTTTGCCACCATGGGA
Protein-coding sequences here:
- the LOC128301106 gene encoding polypeptide N-acetylgalactosaminyltransferase 1 isoform X2 yields the protein MFFRGGLSIRRNLYTRVALLLVLGLFVLFYFKNLNGSPNSLGSSLEQAKPLPQIAHDVNGLDGTVNKGNLLPAQTGDALFERLVLADLAKQRPGLGNNGEGVELTGDAKEIGEKQLATIALNEELSEHLSYNRTPPDGRHPSCKRKHYDLTSLPSTSVIIIFYNEPYSVLLRTVHSVLNTADGRLLREIILVDDGSTNVELKGKLDYYVRTRLPAKVKVLRQRQRVGLIRARLAGARLAKADVLVFLDAHCECMVQWLEPLLERIKESPTSVLVPIIDVIEAKNFYYSTNDYNDFQIGGFTWDGHFDWHDVTKRERTRQKHECPEKDLEICPTYSPTMAGGLFAISRDYFWDIGSYDEQMDGWGGENLEMSFRVWQCGGTLETIPCSRIGHIFRDFHPYSFPNDRDTHGINTVRMAIVWMDDYVELLYLNRPDLRDHPELGDVTHRKVLREKLHCKSFDWYMKNVYPEKFIPTRNVLAFGRLASQADNLCLDTLQQNAEKPWNLGIYTCFKPEVSASQLFSLTKRSVLRNERSCATVQASKSESKFVVMIPCIDDDDIDDTWEFTEHRQLRHKQSGLCLDSSDLSTKSYVHVATCHPGIKTQKWEFQQQ
- the LOC128301106 gene encoding polypeptide N-acetylgalactosaminyltransferase 1 isoform X1 gives rise to the protein MFFRGGLSIRRNLYTRVALLLVLGLFVLFYFKNLNGSPNSLGSSLEQAKPLPQIAHDVNGLELLAAAEAAASGTVNKGNLLPAQTGDALFERLVLADLAKQRPGLGNNGEGVELTGDAKEIGEKQLATIALNEELSEHLSYNRTPPDGRHPSCKRKHYDLTSLPSTSVIIIFYNEPYSVLLRTVHSVLNTADGRLLREIILVDDGSTNVELKGKLDYYVRTRLPAKVKVLRQRQRVGLIRARLAGARLAKADVLVFLDAHCECMVQWLEPLLERIKESPTSVLVPIIDVIEAKNFYYSTNDYNDFQIGGFTWDGHFDWHDVTKRERTRQKHECPEKDLEICPTYSPTMAGGLFAISRDYFWDIGSYDEQMDGWGGENLEMSFRVWQCGGTLETIPCSRIGHIFRDFHPYSFPNDRDTHGINTVRMAIVWMDDYVELLYLNRPDLRDHPELGDVTHRKVLREKLHCKSFDWYMKNVYPEKFIPTRNVLAFGRLASQADNLCLDTLQQNAEKPWNLGIYTCFKPEVSASQLFSLTKRSVLRNERSCATVQASKSESKFVVMIPCIDDDDIDDTWEFTEHRQLRHKQSGLCLDSSDLSTKSYVHVATCHPGIKTQKWEFQQQ
- the LOC128304038 gene encoding dynactin subunit 6, translated to MNIVRNDFKIMPRSMVCEDSNLRGDITISSGCVIHPCSTIIAESGPIVLGENCIVEEYATVRYRIPEDHPEHGQLTAEGTGKPLIIGPDNVFEVGCTVEALSIGERNVFECKSYVSADVTVGNGCVIGAGCRLVGKQTLVDKTILYEGQCMQREAMDKQKTQMIQLDYLRKILPNYHHLRKANYDPKKVRAQV